The Lolium rigidum isolate FL_2022 chromosome 2, APGP_CSIRO_Lrig_0.1, whole genome shotgun sequence genomic interval CCCGTGCATGGTACGCTCGTCTAAGTGCCCGATTGTTTCAGCTCGGATTCACATCCTCGAAGGCTGATACGTCCTTATTTATCTTCTCCCGGGATGGAGTTCAGATTTATATGCTGGTCTACGTTGACGATATTGTCATCGCCGGCTCTACACACAGGTTGTTGATCGTACGGTCCGGTCTCTCTCGGACAGCTTTCCCATCAAGGATTTGGGTCCCTTGGATTACTTTCTTGGCCTAGAAGCGTCTTACAATTCTGGGGGCATGACTGTGACACAACGTAAGTATGCACTGGATCTTCTGCATCGTGTCAACATGGAGAATTGCAAGCCCACTTCCACGCCTCTTGTTCCTTCAGAGAAGCTTTCCCGTTATGGTGGTACACTGCTACATGTTGATGATGCATTCCGGTATCGCAGTGTTGTTGGCGGGATTCAGTATTTGACTCTCACAAGGCcagacatctcctttgctgttaACAAGGTATGTCAGTACCTTTCTCAGCCGACTGAGATTCATTGGGAGGCGGTTAAACGCATCTTGCGATATGTGAAGGGTACACTTGATACTGGTCTGTGCTTCCGGAAGTCCCGCTCTACTGGCATTAGCATATTTACTGATGCAGATTGGGCCGGGTGTGTTGATGACAGACGATCTACGGGTGGTTTTGCCATCTTTGTAGGACCGAACCTGATATCCTGGAGTTCGAAGAAACAGCCTACAGTCTCAAGATCTAGTACTGAGGCTGAATACAAGGCGTTGGCAACTGCTGAAGCGATTTGGCTAGAGTCTTTGCTTAAAGAACTCGGAGTAATTCAGCAGCGCACGCCCATACTATGGTGTGATAACTTAGGGGCAACATATCTGACCGCTAACACAGTTTTCCATGCTCGAACGAAGCACATAGAGATCGACTTCCACTTTGTGCGCGAGCGTGTTGCAGCTGGAGCTCTTCAGGTCAAGTTTATATCTTCAAGTGATCAGCTAGCTGATGTATTTACTAAGCCAGCTACCCAACAGATGTTAGACCGTTTTAGATCCAATCTGAATCTTGTATGTAAAAGTTcagattgagggggagtgttaaatACGGTCTGTATAGGTGTATTTATACATGTATTGTAACCTATTGATGTCTATATAAATAAAGCTGATCACGTGGTGGAGATACACCACGAAACCCTAAACCTATTCTCAAACTCACTCTTCTTCTCTACATCTACAgtacaaagaaaacaagaaacagatTGAGTAAAACTAGCCAATTACAAGATTGCATCTAGCAGTCTACTATCATAATTCCTATAACCAGCTGAATTGCAAATACGAGTGCGTAGCTATTAGCTAATCTGCTAGATTAAAGCTAATGTGAAAAATATTCATATAAACACTCCCGTTACCGATCACGGGAATAATTAGGCTAAGTCGTCAAGGTTTTATATTCTACTAGATGTAATGGTTGAAACCCATGTACCGATCAGTCGAGCAGGGGAATACTTAGGTTGCTCGTCGGATGTTGTAGGGTATAGGGAATAACTGAGTAAGAATTGAAGAGAGGAAGAGGCGAAGAGCACATGTCGTCCTAGCCGGCGGCCGCTACTCCTCCGCGCCTCCGGCCTCCACCGATTCCCGCCCACcactggccgccgccgctgctccgctaTCTGCGAGCTAGGTTGCCTCGGCTTAATCGCCAAGGGAGGCGATGCGTCCGTCGTGCACTTCTGCGAGGGAGGCGAATAGGCGATGTGGTTGTTCGTCTGTGCAAAGCGGTGCGCTTCTTCGTATACGCCACCGTATAGGATTTATACAATACTCCTATTATATTTGCCAGTGAAGAAGATGGCTAGGAGGTTTAACAAATCATTTTCTTCATACATCACGCAAGAACATTTAACTTTCATCCGTGGCCCTATATGCCCGGGGTTGCTAATGCCAGCTGAGCCTGCCGCCTGCTCCGTGTGGGCTATGATGTCTTTCAGAGGTATGCCTCCTGGTGACCGAATAGTCTCGGACGGTCCACTTCTTCATCATCGCCACAAACTCTAAGCAATCGTGTATTGTCATGGTCGACCTCAGTTTTGTTGTGTGTTCCGTTGCGCCGATATTCACACCGTTATACGGTCTATTACGGTAGATTAGGGCACTCAATGTATCGACTCATCCGCACAAAAAAAATCACGAaacgagaaccaacctgtggttggatggttaggagggcagtggcacctccagcccaccagagttcaaatcccagatttaacactttggtgtctcataaaggtggaatattcttcagtgggaggcgacgttcccgtcgacagcgaggcgcctgtggtaacttcgtcaatctcaagacccgctggATCGGTTTTTCAATGCAGTCTCttagaggtgctcataggggtagggtgtgcaccTTCTTTTGTTCCAGCACAGAAAAGGACGACGTCATTTTTTTTGTGTGCGTACAAATCGATCGAGTCGATCACAGATCAAAGACGTACGGCACGCGCAGAAGCTCTTTTCTCACTCCACAGCACGGATCCATCTCCacagaaaataataaaaggaaGTAGCTTGATTCGACCAGGATGCTGATGGTTATGCATTTATTGAATTGTTTTTTTTTCAAACACAATACAATCAAAATCAATGCCGCTCACGCTTACGCGCACACACACTCACGTCTATAAACGTATGTACCTACACCCTACCTTTATGAGCACATCTGCGAGACTGCATCCAAAAACTAATCCGACGAGTCTttagattgatgaagtcaccacagtCGCCTCACTATCGACGGGAACTGATCATCTCCCACCGAAGAATatttcgcctttatgagacaacaaagtgtcaaatctggaatTTAAACTCTGATGGGTTGGGGATGTCAGTGCCCTTCTAACCATCCAATGACACGTTGGTTTTCATCCATTCAATTGTTTGAGATGAGTATATTCAATATCTTTATTTAGGTCTACACCTGTTTTTATCTTCCTTTCTGAAGAACACCTTTTAGTGCTTAGCTGACGAGACCATGTCGCTTTTTCTCTCCCCAAGCCCACTCCAAGCTCTCTGATTCCTCAGCCCACTACCCACGAAAGATTATGTCAGGACCTACTCTCGATTACGATATTCACACACAAAATCTTGTTTGATACAAGGAATTCTcaggaagaaggggaaggggatcCGAGAGCATAGGAGGGAAAGAGGTTTAACACGAGGAAGGGGAAGAGAGTCGGTCCAAGATTCTTCGATGCCACTACCGTGTGTTGTCGCCTTGCTTAAGTAGCTAGATGGCATCTGCTCATTCGGTCCAACCTTCCAGAGCAGTGTGAAGTCGGCTTGAGATCCCATTGCGGCACATCCCTCCTGTTGTGGCGTCCATCGTATGGCCCATGTGACGTCCCCTCCTTATAACATTCGGCTTGCCCTCAAAGCCGGCATCAAAATATACTTGAAGAATGCCTCCACTAGGATCCCACAGAGCACATAACCAATTAACCAACATCACACCTCCAGGTGTCAATTTGTGCCTGATAATATCCATCGAGTATTGGTACCACTGCAATCCAATTTGTGtcacaaggttatctttagtaagaataacaccCTCACCATGCAAAAACTTTGGTTTCAAAGGTATCCTCATCTTCCAAATGGATTTAGTATTGTACACACCGGTTGAATGAGTTCAATTAAAACTTTGTACATAGAATCTACCAAGAATACACCATTCTTGGTAAGCCTCCAGCGGAATTCATTGACCTCATGTATCAAGTGAACTCATTCCAAGAAGCAAACCCGCGGCGCAATAAGATCGCACTTGAAAGACATAGAGGTCATATAGGCTTGCTAATTAAACCATGTTGAATAAGAATTGGTGTCAGGGATTACATTGCACACTAGAACGAACGTCCTAGATTCCGTTGATAAATATACATGTTTGAAAGTAGAGTTTACCTTGATAAGGATTACAGTTTAGACTACAAAGAATATGGTCGATACTGTTCATAAGAGCTCAGTCTTAACGACATCCTATATATATCTCCCCTCGATCGCGTACATGCACATTAAATTAATCATGATTTGAGCCAGTATGTACGTAGTATAATCTACCTCGTTTATTCCTCAGATACATGAAACAATTTTCCCCCAAAAAGAATTTGTGATCGACGGACAGAGCTCGATCATGGTGATGTCTCGCGCGCTGAGCTAGCTAGCTGACGTCGCCGCCTGCGCCGTGGAGGATGCTGCCGTCGGAGGTGTGCCTCATGGTAAGCTTCCCATTCCCGatgatccccttcttcatcatcgccaCAAACTCCCCGTAGTCGATCCGACCATCCTGAATTTCAGTCATATCCAGGAGATGAATATATATACTATTTCAGATAGTATTGGAATTTGTATTGAACAGGAGCAGAGTAAAAGAGCATTCATACGTTGTCTTGGTCGACCTCGCTGATGATGTCTTCGATGCCGACGTCGGCCATGTTGTGCTCGCGGCAggcctcctccagctcgtccACGGTGATGTACCCGCTGCCGTCCTTGTCGAAGTAGGCGAAGGCCGCTAGCAGGTGCTCCTCCCGCTCCAGCTTGTTCATGTGCACGGTGGCGGCGATGAACTCGTCGTAGTCGATGGTGCCGGAGTTGTCCACGTCCGCCGCCTCCATGAGGTCCCTGATCTCCGACTCGTTGAGGTTGGACCCGAGCCGCTTCAGCCCCTCCTTGAGCTCGTCGAAGGTGATGGCGCCGCTTCCGTCGGCGTCCATGGCCTTGAACATCTCCTTGagccccgccagctcctcctccgaCAGGCTGCGCGCGATCACCCGCAGCGCCATCTTCTTGAGCCGGTTCATGGCGGAGAACTGCTTGAGCCGGGACAGCACGGCCGGGTCGAGCGGAGCGTCGGGGGCCACCCCGTTCTCGATGATCCACGGGTGGCACAGCACCTGGTGCGCAGTGAGGCGGTCCACCGGCGGCGACCGCAGCATCTTGCGGATCAGGTCCTTGGCGGAGTCGGAGATGGTCGGCCACGGGTCGGTCTCGAAGTCGATGGAGCCTTTCAGGACGGCGTCGAAGATGCCCTGCTGCGTCTCCGCCCAGAACGGCGGCACGCCGGAGAGCAGGATGTACACGATGACCCCCGCGGTCCACACGTCGGCCTCCGGCCCGTAGTGCTTGCAGAGGACCTCGGGCGCCACGTAGTAGGGGCTGCCCACCACGTCGCTGAAGATCTGACCCGGCTTGAAGAAGACCGACAGCCCGAAGTCGATCGCCTTGAGGTTGATGCTGCCATCCCCGCCGCCATTGCCATTGCCATTGTCGTCGTCCTTGTCCTTCAACAGGAAGTTCTCGGGCTTGAGGTCCCGGTGCATGACGCCCAGggaatggcaggcctcgacgacgccgacgatgacgcgcGCGATCTCGGCGGCGCGGCGCTCGGAGAAGTAGCCCCGGTGGACGATGCGGTCGAAGAGCTCGCCGCCCTCGCAGAGCTCCATGACGATGTGCACGTACTGCGCGTCCTCGTACGCGCCCTTGATGGTCACGACGCTGGCGTGGCCGGCCAGGTGGTGCATGATCTGGATCTCGCGCCGCACGTCGTCCACGTCCTCGGGGGTGAGCAGCTTGCGCTTGGCGATGGACTTGCACGCGTAGGGCGTGCCCGTGGCGAGGTCGGTTGCCAGGTACGTGGTGCCGAACTGGCCCTGGCCGAGCTTCCGGCCGAGGGCGTAGAGGTCGCGGAGGGGCGGCGTGTGGTGGCCCAGCACCGCCGTGGGCGAGGAGAGCTGGTGctggtgcccgccgccgccgcgcatgaTGGTGTTCCGGTGCGGCGCGTGCTCGAGGGTCTCGAGGAtggcgtcgtcgccgtcgtcgtcggagctgcTGGTGCGGTAGTGCGGGTAGC includes:
- the LOC124691011 gene encoding calcium-dependent protein kinase 6-like, translated to MRGGGGHQHQLSSPTAVLGHHTPPLRDLYALGRKLGQGQFGTTYLATDLATGTPYACKSIAKRKLLTPEDVDDVRREIQIMHHLAGHASVVTIKGAYEDAQYVHIVMELCEGGELFDRIVHRGYFSERRAAEIARVIVGVVEACHSLGVMHRDLKPENFLLKDKDDDNGNGNGGGDGSINLKAIDFGLSVFFKPGQIFSDVVGSPYYVAPEVLCKHYGPEADVWTAGVIVYILLSGVPPFWAETQQGIFDAVLKGSIDFETDPWPTISDSAKDLIRKMLRSPPVDRLTAHQVLCHPWIIENGVAPDAPLDPAVLSRLKQFSAMNRLKKMALRVIARSLSEEELAGLKEMFKAMDADGSGAITFDELKEGLKRLGSNLNESEIRDLMEAADVDNSGTIDYDEFIAATVHMNKLEREEHLLAAFAYFDKDGSGYITVDELEEACREHNMADVGIEDIISEVDQDNDGRIDYGEFVAMMKKGIIGNGKLTMRHTSDGSILHGAGGDVS